In a genomic window of Allomeiothermus silvanus DSM 9946:
- a CDS encoding aldo/keto reductase, giving the protein MSYRRLGRSGLFVYPIALGTMQFGWTADEATAQEIMDAFVEMGGTLIDTADIYTTWAAGNPGGVSEEIIGRWMKSRGNRDRVVIATKVRGAMGQNGSEGRGHPLQREGLSRKWILRAVEDSLRRLQVDYIDLYQVHWVDNQVPIEETLSALNDLVRRGYVRYIGASNFSAWRLMQALWASDKHGYESFVSLQPEYSLAQPTRANFEREIARVCETYGIGVIPYSPLAGGFLTGKYRRDQPLPESVRAQEITNRRYSEQNWAILDKVLEVARQRGAHPAQVALAWLLAKPYVTAPIIGANSVAQLRDLMPAAGLQLSREEVAALDEVSSWPLSRTEREV; this is encoded by the coding sequence ATGAGCTACCGCAGACTGGGAAGAAGTGGTTTGTTTGTCTACCCTATTGCCCTCGGCACCATGCAGTTCGGTTGGACGGCGGACGAGGCCACGGCCCAGGAGATCATGGACGCATTTGTGGAGATGGGCGGCACCCTGATCGACACCGCCGACATCTACACCACCTGGGCCGCGGGCAACCCTGGGGGGGTCTCGGAGGAGATCATCGGGCGCTGGATGAAAAGCCGGGGAAACCGTGACCGGGTGGTGATCGCTACCAAGGTACGGGGGGCCATGGGCCAAAACGGCTCGGAAGGGCGGGGCCACCCTTTGCAGCGGGAGGGTTTGTCGCGCAAGTGGATCCTGCGAGCTGTTGAAGACTCCCTACGCCGCTTGCAGGTGGACTACATAGACCTCTATCAGGTGCACTGGGTGGACAACCAGGTGCCCATCGAAGAGACCCTCTCGGCCCTCAACGATCTGGTGCGGAGGGGCTACGTGCGCTACATCGGGGCCTCCAACTTCTCGGCCTGGCGGCTCATGCAGGCGCTATGGGCCTCAGATAAGCACGGCTACGAGAGTTTTGTCTCTTTGCAACCGGAGTACAGCCTGGCCCAGCCGACCCGGGCCAACTTCGAGCGGGAGATCGCCCGGGTGTGCGAGACCTACGGGATTGGGGTGATCCCTTATAGCCCCTTAGCGGGTGGCTTCCTCACCGGCAAGTACCGCCGCGACCAACCTTTGCCCGAAAGCGTGCGGGCCCAGGAGATCACCAACCGACGCTACAGCGAGCAGAACTGGGCCATTTTGGACAAGGTCCTCGAGGTCGCTCGTCAGCGGGGCGCCCACCCGGCCCAGGTCGCGCTGGCCTGGCTGCTGGCCAAGCCCTACGTGACCGCGCCGATTATCGGGGCCAACAGCGTGGCCCAGCTGCGCGACCTGATGCCCGCCGCTGGCTTGCAGCTAAGCCGCGAGGAGGTGGCTGCCCTCGATGAGGTCTCGAGCTGGCCCCTCTCCCGCACCGAAAGGGAAGTTTGA
- a CDS encoding M20 family metallopeptidase, whose amino-acid sequence MQDAQDLARQAAQAVDAEEVVRLAQRLVQIESYYPGPGEGPVVDYLEPYLRERGFKTTLQAVAPGRPNLIADLGRGPGGLILEGHTDVVTHGSLERWTVSPYEGRIVGGRLYGRGSCDMKGGLAAAIVAAQAVRKVLGEPSKTLRLCILCDEEGLMLGVKAFIRAGYAEGFAGAIICEPEENQICLWQKGAMRIWAHFQGQMAHGAMPYAGANPIPSAARFVAELGRLQSELQAESFHQHLGKPWITPTIFQGLAGEGQFNVIPDRVRVGLDIRTNPGQDHREIEQRLQAALAASLEAGVTAGLEVFEDRPATETPRDARIVRAVEEALALLGLPVQYGGVPGATDGTFLWAWARLPIATIGPGGRTVPHQADEYVELEELIAAARLYAATSVLFLADPGPLPT is encoded by the coding sequence TTGCAGGATGCCCAGGACCTAGCCCGACAGGCCGCCCAGGCGGTGGATGCTGAAGAAGTGGTGCGCCTGGCGCAGAGACTGGTCCAGATCGAAAGCTACTACCCCGGCCCCGGCGAAGGGCCGGTAGTGGACTACCTCGAGCCCTACCTGCGCGAGCGGGGGTTCAAGACCACCCTCCAAGCGGTGGCTCCGGGCCGCCCCAACCTGATCGCGGACTTGGGCCGGGGGCCGGGGGGGCTGATCCTCGAGGGCCACACCGACGTGGTGACGCACGGGAGCCTCGAGCGCTGGACGGTTTCCCCCTACGAGGGGCGGATCGTGGGTGGCCGGCTCTACGGGCGGGGTTCCTGCGATATGAAAGGAGGGTTGGCGGCGGCGATTGTGGCGGCCCAAGCGGTGAGAAAAGTGCTGGGAGAGCCCAGCAAAACCCTGCGCTTGTGCATCCTCTGCGACGAAGAGGGTCTGATGCTGGGGGTCAAGGCGTTTATCCGGGCTGGGTACGCCGAAGGCTTTGCCGGGGCGATCATCTGCGAGCCGGAGGAGAACCAGATCTGCCTGTGGCAGAAGGGTGCGATGCGGATATGGGCCCACTTCCAGGGCCAGATGGCGCATGGGGCGATGCCGTATGCCGGGGCCAACCCGATCCCCTCGGCAGCGCGGTTCGTGGCCGAGTTGGGGCGGCTCCAAAGCGAACTCCAGGCCGAGAGCTTCCACCAGCATCTGGGAAAACCCTGGATCACCCCCACGATCTTCCAGGGCCTCGCAGGGGAGGGCCAGTTTAACGTGATCCCCGATCGGGTAAGGGTAGGCCTGGATATCCGCACCAATCCTGGCCAGGATCACCGGGAGATCGAGCAGCGGCTGCAGGCGGCCCTTGCGGCCAGCTTGGAAGCCGGGGTGACAGCTGGGCTCGAGGTCTTTGAGGATCGCCCGGCTACCGAGACCCCCCGGGATGCCCGCATCGTCCGGGCGGTGGAAGAGGCCCTCGCCCTGCTGGGTTTGCCGGTGCAGTACGGTGGGGTTCCGGGAGCTACCGACGGTACATTCCTGTGGGCCTGGGCCCGGCTGCCCATCGCCACCATCGGCCCCGGGGGGCGCACCGTGCCGCATCAGGCCGACGAATATGTGGAACTCGAGGAGCTCATCGCCGCAGCCCGGCTGTACGCTGCAACCAGCGTACTCTTTCTGGCCGATCCCGGACCTCTCCCCACTTAG
- the trmH gene encoding tRNA (guanosine(18)-2'-O)-methyltransferase TrmH, with product MTPERWQKIQQVLARRQPDLTVLMERVHKWHNFSAVLRSCDAVGVLEAHLIPAAHGIPTEDQNPSRHTAATSGSAAKWVGLRTYPDTPSAFADLRSRGFVIYAAHFSHKAIDYREVDYTRPTCILLGTEKWGVTEEAATLADGHIVIPMMGMVQSLNVSVAAAVILFEAQRQRIQAGMYDRPRLEPALHQRLLFEWAYPDWAERCRKEGRDYPALSPEGEILWGDAKP from the coding sequence ATGACGCCTGAGCGTTGGCAGAAGATCCAGCAGGTGCTGGCCCGCCGCCAGCCCGACCTGACCGTGCTGATGGAGCGGGTGCACAAATGGCACAACTTCTCGGCGGTGCTGCGCAGCTGTGACGCGGTAGGGGTGCTCGAGGCCCACCTCATTCCCGCCGCTCACGGCATCCCCACCGAGGACCAAAACCCCAGCCGCCACACCGCCGCCACCTCGGGGAGCGCGGCCAAGTGGGTGGGGTTACGCACCTACCCCGATACCCCCAGCGCATTTGCGGATTTGCGCTCTCGAGGGTTCGTCATCTACGCCGCACATTTCTCGCACAAAGCCATAGATTACCGCGAAGTAGACTATACCCGGCCCACTTGTATCCTGCTCGGCACCGAGAAGTGGGGCGTAACCGAAGAGGCTGCAACCTTGGCGGATGGGCACATCGTCATCCCCATGATGGGCATGGTACAAAGCCTCAACGTCTCGGTAGCGGCAGCGGTGATCCTCTTCGAGGCCCAGCGCCAGCGGATACAGGCGGGGATGTACGACAGGCCGAGGCTCGAGCCTGCTTTGCACCAACGGCTTCTTTTCGAGTGGGCCTATCCCGACTGGGCGGAGCGCTGCCGCAAGGAGGGCCGGGATTACCCCGCCCTTAGCCCCGAGGGCGAAATTTTGTGGGGAGATGCAAAACCCTAA
- the ilvA gene encoding threonine ammonia-lyase — MSLKLSDIQAARKRLTGLIHETPLLHDTALSHELGVPIYTKAENLQKAGSFKVRGAYNKISQLSPEEKARGVVAPSAGNHAQGVAVAAKMHGVKATIVMPTFAPLTKVMATKGYGAEVVLEGHSFDDAAAIAQKLQESKGYVPVHAFNDYLIMAGQGTIGLEILESLPDVSVLVVPIGGGGLISGIATAAKALKPEVRVVGVQAAGCSAVKPSLEAGHPITVPVAQTIADGIAVKRPGDLTLPIIRELVDEVVEVTDDEIARGIVHCVQKSKLVVEGAGAAGVAALLAGKVSLKPTDTVCTVLCGGNIDGNLLARVIEQVLVRQGRYILLKLAVVDRPGALAAVIEKVAEAKANIIDIFHRRALWLAPLGKVGVELVLEVRDEAHGLEVVELLRKAGYSVEREGPFAWPE, encoded by the coding sequence GTGAGCCTCAAACTTTCCGACATCCAAGCCGCCCGGAAACGACTTACCGGGCTGATCCACGAAACCCCGCTCCTCCACGACACGGCGCTCTCGCACGAGCTGGGGGTACCCATCTACACCAAGGCCGAGAACTTGCAAAAGGCCGGTTCCTTCAAGGTGCGCGGGGCCTACAACAAGATTAGCCAACTTTCTCCGGAGGAAAAGGCCCGGGGGGTAGTCGCCCCCTCGGCGGGGAACCATGCCCAGGGGGTGGCGGTCGCCGCCAAGATGCACGGGGTCAAGGCGACCATCGTGATGCCGACCTTCGCGCCCCTCACCAAGGTAATGGCGACCAAGGGCTACGGTGCCGAGGTGGTGCTCGAGGGCCACTCCTTCGATGACGCAGCCGCCATCGCGCAAAAGCTGCAGGAGAGCAAAGGCTACGTTCCGGTGCACGCTTTCAACGATTACCTGATCATGGCCGGGCAGGGGACCATCGGGCTGGAGATTCTAGAATCCCTTCCCGACGTATCGGTGCTGGTGGTTCCCATCGGCGGCGGGGGGCTCATCTCGGGGATCGCCACGGCAGCCAAAGCCCTCAAGCCGGAGGTGCGGGTGGTCGGGGTACAAGCAGCGGGCTGCTCAGCGGTGAAGCCGAGCCTCGAGGCCGGACATCCGATCACGGTACCCGTAGCTCAGACCATCGCCGACGGAATCGCGGTCAAACGTCCCGGCGACCTCACCCTGCCGATCATCCGCGAGTTGGTGGACGAGGTGGTGGAGGTGACCGATGACGAGATCGCCCGGGGCATCGTCCACTGCGTCCAGAAGAGCAAGCTGGTGGTCGAAGGGGCCGGAGCGGCAGGGGTGGCCGCCTTGCTCGCCGGAAAGGTCAGCCTGAAGCCCACCGATACGGTGTGCACCGTACTGTGCGGCGGGAACATCGACGGGAATTTGCTGGCCAGGGTTATCGAGCAGGTGCTAGTGCGCCAAGGCCGTTACATCCTGCTCAAGCTGGCCGTGGTAGACCGCCCCGGAGCCCTGGCCGCTGTGATCGAGAAGGTGGCCGAAGCTAAGGCCAACATCATCGACATTTTCCATCGCCGGGCTTTGTGGCTGGCTCCCTTGGGTAAGGTAGGGGTGGAGTTGGTGCTCGAGGTGCGCGACGAGGCCCACGGGCTCGAGGTAGTGGAGTTGTTGCGCAAAGCCGGATATTCGGTAGAGCGGGAAGGGCCGTTTGCCTGGCCGGAGTGA
- the glp gene encoding gephyrin-like molybdotransferase Glp encodes MRQNLTVEEALEVILEQAQPLSETEELPLAQAYGRILAQDLASKVNHPDQDDTSLDGYAARAEDTLGATPENPVRLKVIGQAPAGQPFPGEVGPGEAVWIFTGAPIPKGANAILRVEDTRREGDTVLFFKPANPGDIRRRGDDFRVGEVLLKKGDLLTPGRVGICAAMGYPRVSVFARPRVGVLTTGDEVVEPGEPLPYGGVYNANNYSIAALVSEAGGEPILMGKIPDQPERLREKLEGVGKLDLLLTTGGVSMGEYDIVRQLLEREGRIHFWKVRLQPGGPLLFAEWGGLPILGLPGNPVSSMVTFFLFGRPYLFRALSRTDAPYSVLEATAATPFSPNPSKVAYRRAVLTSGPGGLQVHTTGNQSSGVLRSMAVGNALVVLEAGIGAEVGQKVRVIPLGFAL; translated from the coding sequence ATGCGGCAGAACCTCACGGTGGAAGAAGCGCTCGAGGTCATCCTCGAGCAGGCCCAGCCCCTTAGCGAAACCGAGGAGCTTCCCCTGGCTCAGGCCTATGGGCGCATCCTGGCTCAAGACCTCGCTTCCAAGGTCAACCACCCCGACCAGGACGACACCTCGCTGGACGGATATGCGGCTCGGGCGGAGGATACCCTCGGTGCCACCCCAGAAAACCCGGTGCGTTTGAAGGTGATCGGACAAGCCCCAGCGGGCCAACCTTTTCCCGGCGAGGTCGGCCCTGGCGAGGCGGTGTGGATTTTCACCGGAGCCCCTATCCCCAAAGGGGCAAACGCCATCCTGCGGGTGGAGGACACCCGGCGCGAGGGGGACACGGTGCTGTTCTTCAAGCCCGCCAACCCAGGCGATATTCGGCGTAGGGGCGATGATTTCCGGGTAGGCGAGGTGCTGCTGAAGAAGGGCGATCTCCTTACCCCAGGGCGGGTGGGGATTTGTGCAGCGATGGGATATCCCAGGGTTTCGGTGTTCGCTCGCCCCAGGGTGGGCGTCCTCACCACCGGAGACGAGGTGGTGGAGCCGGGCGAGCCTTTGCCCTACGGCGGGGTCTACAACGCGAACAACTATTCCATTGCCGCGCTGGTCAGCGAGGCCGGCGGCGAGCCGATCCTGATGGGCAAAATCCCCGACCAACCCGAACGCTTGCGGGAAAAGCTCGAGGGGGTCGGAAAGCTCGACTTGCTGCTCACTACCGGAGGGGTCTCGATGGGCGAGTACGACATCGTGCGGCAACTTCTCGAGCGCGAGGGGCGGATCCACTTCTGGAAGGTCCGGTTGCAACCCGGCGGGCCGCTGCTTTTTGCCGAATGGGGCGGCCTTCCCATCCTGGGGCTGCCGGGGAACCCGGTCTCGAGCATGGTTACTTTCTTCTTGTTTGGGCGGCCCTATCTGTTCAGGGCTTTGTCCCGCACCGATGCGCCCTACAGCGTGCTCGAGGCCACCGCCGCCACCCCCTTTAGCCCCAATCCCAGCAAGGTCGCCTACCGCCGCGCGGTACTCACCTCTGGGCCGGGGGGCTTGCAGGTGCATACCACCGGTAACCAGTCCAGCGGTGTCTTGCGCTCGATGGCCGTGGGGAATGCGTTGGTGGTGCTGGAGGCCGGAATCGGTGCGGAGGTCGGGCAGAAGGTGCGGGTGATCCCGTTAGGTTTTGCACTATAA
- a CDS encoding VanW family protein produces MKRILLGFILSTISSAVAGPDALLVTREKILENGKVVVYTGVKRVAVGGVGLLEPILQSLKRPARPARWVKDATKGWIAIERPGYYFDLVAAKRAYLDALDAGKREFRLPVTYIGQFPTADDFYNLGIREQLAEGQTNFYGSIDSRIHNIRLATSRFEGVVIEPGETFSFLKTVGEISLRTGFQEAFVIIGDKTETGVGGGVCQVSSTLFRAAYFAGLPIVERRHHSYQVGYYRPTGLDATVYAPTQDFRFKNDTPGHLLILTEIRGYNLIFRLFGTKDRSVEWSGPFISNRVAAPPPRYIMDSSLPPGHRKQIDFAAPGARVIVRRSIRFDDGRTVDDTLVSNYRPWGAIYLVGPTPPPPQPKPQEVVPTPIQPPVPAPAAQPQNPAIPLYRPLPPQPPSSP; encoded by the coding sequence ATGAAGCGTATTCTTCTTGGGTTTATTCTGAGCACGATATCCTCTGCGGTGGCCGGGCCAGACGCTTTGCTGGTGACCCGGGAAAAGATATTGGAAAACGGGAAAGTGGTGGTCTATACCGGGGTCAAGCGGGTTGCGGTGGGGGGCGTAGGGTTGCTCGAGCCGATCCTCCAAAGCCTCAAGCGCCCAGCCCGGCCCGCCCGCTGGGTCAAAGATGCAACCAAAGGTTGGATCGCCATCGAGCGCCCTGGTTACTACTTCGACCTGGTAGCGGCCAAGCGGGCTTACTTGGATGCGCTGGACGCGGGCAAGCGCGAGTTCAGGCTGCCCGTGACTTATATCGGCCAGTTCCCGACCGCCGATGACTTCTACAACCTCGGCATCCGCGAGCAGCTCGCGGAGGGTCAGACCAACTTTTACGGCTCGATCGACAGCCGTATACACAACATTCGCCTCGCCACCAGCCGCTTCGAAGGAGTTGTCATCGAGCCCGGTGAAACCTTCTCATTTCTCAAAACCGTAGGTGAGATCAGCCTGCGTACCGGCTTCCAGGAAGCTTTTGTGATCATCGGGGACAAGACCGAGACCGGAGTCGGCGGAGGAGTCTGCCAGGTCTCGAGCACTCTCTTCCGCGCGGCCTATTTCGCCGGTCTGCCCATCGTCGAGCGCCGCCACCATAGCTACCAGGTGGGCTATTACCGGCCTACCGGCCTCGATGCCACGGTGTATGCGCCCACCCAGGACTTCCGCTTCAAAAACGACACCCCCGGCCACCTGCTGATCCTCACCGAAATCCGCGGTTACAACCTGATCTTCCGGCTCTTCGGGACCAAGGACCGCAGCGTGGAATGGAGTGGGCCCTTCATCTCCAACCGGGTCGCGGCCCCGCCCCCCCGCTATATCATGGACTCCTCGCTTCCCCCCGGCCACCGTAAACAGATCGACTTCGCCGCCCCAGGAGCCCGTGTGATCGTGCGGCGTAGCATCCGCTTCGACGATGGCCGCACCGTAGACGATACCCTAGTCAGCAATTACCGGCCCTGGGGGGCCATCTACCTGGTAGGCCCGACCCCTCCGCCTCCCCAACCCAAGCCTCAGGAAGTCGTGCCGACCCCCATCCAGCCTCCGGTACCCGCACCGGCTGCCCAGCCGCAGAATCCCGCGATCCCCCTCTACCGCCCGCTTCCTCCCCAGCCGCCCTCGAGCCCCTAA
- the hisG gene encoding ATP phosphoribosyltransferase, translating into MIRGRYSLVLALPKGRNFEDGYSALQKAGLELPKVKGDRTMIHGREGGIAILELRNADVPLYVDLGIADAGVVGKDVLLESGRDVYEPVDLRTGVCRLSLIRHPESTGPIRRIATKYPNFTTRVMRERGWVADVLELAGNVELAAVTGLADAVVDVVQTGASIRAAGLKELEVLAHSSARLIVNRQALKLKSELLRPLITKLREQV; encoded by the coding sequence ATGATCCGCGGGCGCTATTCCCTGGTGTTGGCCCTACCCAAAGGCCGCAACTTCGAAGACGGCTATTCTGCTTTGCAAAAAGCTGGCCTCGAGCTTCCTAAAGTCAAAGGGGATCGCACCATGATCCACGGGCGAGAGGGCGGGATCGCTATTTTGGAACTGCGCAACGCCGACGTGCCGCTCTACGTAGACTTGGGGATCGCCGATGCCGGGGTGGTGGGCAAGGACGTACTTTTGGAATCTGGGCGGGATGTGTACGAGCCGGTGGACCTGCGTACTGGGGTTTGCCGCCTCTCGCTCATCCGACACCCCGAGAGCACCGGGCCGATCCGCCGGATCGCTACCAAATACCCCAACTTCACCACCAGGGTGATGCGCGAGCGAGGCTGGGTAGCGGACGTGCTCGAGCTGGCCGGCAACGTCGAGCTAGCCGCCGTCACCGGTTTGGCCGACGCGGTGGTGGACGTGGTGCAGACGGGGGCCTCGATCCGGGCGGCTGGGCTCAAAGAACTCGAGGTACTAGCCCACTCCTCGGCCCGGCTGATCGTCAACCGCCAGGCCCTGAAACTCAAGAGCGAACTGCTGCGCCCGCTGATCACCAAGTTGCGGGAGCAGGTTTAG
- a CDS encoding cytochrome P460 family protein, with protein MKRGLLSGVVAMSALALAAGLNGVPAKYAEYAGWEVVADKGLPMGGPHAGPGKVVYANPVAAKDWKSGKPLALGSIVVKTAGPASAPTLLAVMEKRQSGWYYEEYFPEGGKYLLKFGGPNNQGLCVGCHTGAKAKDYLFTRP; from the coding sequence ATGAAGCGAGGGTTGTTGAGTGGGGTGGTGGCGATGTCGGCGCTAGCTCTGGCTGCTGGCTTGAACGGGGTTCCAGCTAAGTATGCCGAGTACGCGGGGTGGGAGGTGGTGGCCGACAAGGGCCTGCCTATGGGCGGCCCCCACGCCGGGCCGGGCAAGGTGGTGTACGCCAACCCGGTCGCCGCTAAGGATTGGAAAAGCGGTAAGCCGCTGGCGCTGGGGAGCATCGTGGTCAAGACCGCAGGCCCGGCCAGCGCCCCGACCCTTCTGGCGGTGATGGAAAAGCGCCAAAGCGGCTGGTATTACGAGGAATACTTTCCCGAGGGCGGCAAGTACCTGTTGAAGTTCGGCGGGCCGAACAACCAGGGGCTCTGCGTGGGCTGTCACACCGGGGCAAAGGCCAAGGACTATCTGTTCACCCGCCCCTGA
- a CDS encoding ABC transporter permease codes for MFAYILRRLAFAAVTLWLATLLVFGALLLIPGNPAQAILGIDATPADVAALEHRLGLDKPPLERYLNWLGGVLRGDLGQSIRYETSISGLIVARLGITLPIVIAALLLATLIAVPLGILAARRVGSWADIAVSLGSLVGIVLPSFWAGLMFIYIFIVWLKLPLPSSFPIGGWKDPARAIAALVLPVLTVGLASSSLLVRLVRGSVLEVLHQDYVRTALAKGLSERVVLYKHALRNAALPVVTVLGLEFAQLLIATVVVETVFGIPGLGSLSLLAISARDYPLVQGVVLTIAAFIVLLNLIVDLLYALLDPRVSYA; via the coding sequence ATGTTTGCCTATATCCTCCGCCGCCTGGCTTTCGCAGCAGTCACCCTTTGGTTGGCGACCTTGCTGGTGTTTGGTGCTTTGCTGCTGATCCCCGGCAACCCGGCCCAGGCCATCCTGGGGATTGATGCCACCCCCGCCGACGTGGCCGCGCTCGAGCACCGCCTGGGCCTGGATAAACCTCCGCTCGAGCGCTATCTGAACTGGCTGGGCGGGGTGCTTCGGGGCGACCTGGGCCAGAGCATCCGCTACGAGACCTCCATCTCGGGGCTGATCGTGGCCCGGCTGGGGATCACCTTACCTATCGTGATCGCGGCGCTCCTGCTGGCGACTTTGATCGCGGTGCCGCTGGGCATTTTGGCCGCGCGGCGGGTTGGGAGCTGGGCGGACATAGCAGTTTCGCTGGGATCGCTGGTGGGGATCGTGCTGCCTTCGTTTTGGGCGGGGTTGATGTTCATTTACATCTTTATCGTCTGGCTCAAACTGCCTTTGCCCTCGAGCTTCCCCATCGGCGGCTGGAAAGACCCCGCTAGGGCCATCGCCGCGCTGGTGTTGCCGGTACTCACCGTGGGGTTGGCCAGTTCCTCGCTATTGGTGCGGCTGGTGCGGGGGAGCGTGCTCGAGGTATTGCACCAGGACTACGTGCGTACAGCCCTGGCTAAGGGCCTCTCTGAGCGGGTAGTGCTGTATAAGCACGCCCTGCGCAACGCAGCGTTGCCGGTGGTGACGGTGCTGGGGCTGGAGTTCGCCCAGCTTCTCATCGCCACGGTGGTGGTCGAGACGGTCTTCGGCATCCCCGGTCTGGGCTCGCTCTCCTTGCTAGCGATCAGCGCTCGGGATTACCCGTTGGTGCAAGGGGTGGTGTTGACCATCGCCGCTTTTATCGTGCTGCTCAACCTGATCGTGGACTTGTTGTACGCGCTGCTCGATCCGAGGGTCAGCTATGCGTAG
- a CDS encoding ABC transporter substrate-binding protein, with amino-acid sequence MWRRWLFVGLVALLGLGLAQNRGGTLTIAIQTEPAAWDPTQVAGADISRVVYDNVLQGLVKRNAKGEIVPALAERWTVSNSGLTYTFNLRRGVKFHDGSDFTAADVVAKFNRARNPDSKASGHLRPDLYKDISAVTAPNPYTVVFTLRQPNNDFLFILSRPESLITPSGAKLEDLRAKPIGTGPFRFAAWERGVAVRLERNPNYYIPNLPYLDGVNFRFLGDGDAQLAGLRAGDLDVIAYSLLPENAQVLSRDNRFKVFSGSGTAEAVAGFNHSRPPFNDVRVRRAITLATNKDELIQGAMLGYGTKIGSMRSPGEACYVDLSNFNPYNPDEARKLLAEAGFTAQNPLKFTYTLAAEFPYERRIGEAMVAQLNKLGPMLQVGIQVVDFNTWIQRVFTNADYAMTIIGHVEANDIGNWANPKYYWRYNNPRFQQLFTAYLRAPNMQKACENLAAAQRLLAEDAAAVFTMSLPALGAYRANIQNWPGSSLSPGIAVAEVWLQK; translated from the coding sequence ATGTGGAGACGCTGGTTGTTCGTCGGATTAGTGGCCTTGTTGGGCCTTGGTTTGGCCCAGAACCGGGGCGGAACCCTGACCATCGCCATCCAGACCGAGCCCGCTGCCTGGGATCCTACCCAAGTGGCTGGGGCCGACATCTCACGGGTGGTGTACGACAACGTGTTGCAAGGGCTGGTCAAGCGCAACGCTAAAGGCGAGATCGTCCCCGCCTTGGCCGAGAGGTGGACGGTCTCGAATAGCGGGCTTACCTACACCTTCAACCTGCGGCGCGGGGTGAAGTTCCACGACGGCTCCGACTTCACCGCCGCCGACGTGGTGGCCAAGTTCAACCGGGCCCGTAACCCCGACAGCAAGGCTTCCGGTCACCTACGCCCCGACTTGTACAAAGACATTTCGGCAGTGACCGCACCCAACCCCTACACGGTGGTGTTTACGCTGCGCCAACCCAATAACGACTTCTTATTTATTCTCTCGCGGCCTGAGTCGCTCATCACCCCCAGCGGGGCCAAGCTCGAGGATCTACGAGCCAAGCCCATCGGCACCGGCCCCTTCCGCTTCGCCGCGTGGGAGCGAGGGGTGGCGGTACGGCTCGAGCGCAACCCTAACTATTACATCCCCAACCTACCCTACTTGGACGGGGTGAACTTCCGCTTCTTGGGCGATGGTGACGCGCAACTCGCGGGCTTACGGGCCGGTGACCTCGACGTGATCGCTTACAGCCTGCTGCCGGAAAATGCCCAGGTGCTAAGCCGGGATAATCGCTTTAAGGTTTTCTCGGGTTCCGGCACCGCCGAAGCCGTAGCGGGTTTCAACCATAGCCGTCCTCCCTTCAACGACGTGCGGGTGCGCCGGGCCATCACCTTGGCCACTAACAAGGACGAACTTATCCAGGGCGCCATGCTCGGTTACGGCACCAAGATCGGTTCGATGCGCAGCCCCGGCGAGGCCTGCTACGTGGATCTTTCGAACTTTAACCCCTACAACCCCGACGAGGCCCGCAAGCTCCTAGCCGAGGCCGGGTTTACTGCCCAGAACCCCCTCAAGTTCACCTACACCTTGGCCGCCGAGTTTCCCTACGAGCGCCGCATCGGCGAGGCTATGGTGGCCCAACTCAACAAGCTGGGGCCGATGCTGCAGGTGGGTATCCAGGTGGTGGATTTCAACACCTGGATCCAGCGGGTGTTCACCAACGCCGACTATGCCATGACCATCATCGGGCACGTGGAGGCCAACGACATCGGCAACTGGGCCAACCCCAAGTACTATTGGCGCTACAACAATCCCCGCTTCCAGCAGCTTTTCACCGCCTATTTGCGCGCCCCCAACATGCAAAAAGCCTGCGAGAACCTGGCTGCGGCCCAGCGCCTTTTGGCCGAGGATGCCGCCGCCGTCTTCACCATGAGCCTGCCTGCGTTGGGTGCCTATCGGGCCAACATCCAGAACTGGCCTGGCTCCAGCCTCTCTCCAGGCATCGCCGTAGCCGAGGTGTGGTTGCAAAAATAG